The DNA segment CCACAAGGATTTTTTCTTGAAACTCCCTTTGTTGAGCCATCATTTATTGTTGCTAGTTTTCTTATATCTCTGTCATTTGTCGCCTCCAGTTCTCTTGTTGTTCTTGATCCTTTAGATACTGCTCCTGTTGCCTTAGGTACtgttcttgctgttgctcctgtGCTTTCATGAATTGTTGAGACATTTCCTCAATTGTTCTTTGCATCTGGCTCAAATCTAGTGCACTAGAGGCTTACTCTCCCTccacttgtggtcttctctgtctgCCTTGAGATCTTCTTTCCTCTTGATTGTCATCCTCAGTAGCACCTTCCATTATTCTCTTTGTGATTCCCCTGCCTCCTTTTACCTTCTCTGTGTCTTCATCTTCAAAGAGCACCCCAGCCCTGTTGCACAACCTTAGAATAGTTCTTGGGTGACCAAGCCTACCTGATTTATTTGTGTTTTCAGCTATCTCCTGAATGCTATCTACTATAAGTTGTGAGAGGTTGATTTCTCCTCCCTTTAAAATGCAATATGTTAGAAGGGCTCGCTTGATTGTGACCTCTGAGGTGTTTGCAGTAGGGAGTATAGACCTCCTCACTATCTCATACCACCCCTTGGCCTCAGGTGTGAGATCTAGCCTTTTTAAGTGGCTTGGAGCTCCCTCTGAGTCCCTTTCCCAATCTCTGTCTTTCAAGCATAACCCATGTAATAGCTCATCAGGGTCATTCTCACCCTGCAATCTGTCCTTAAAGCTAAGCTCCCCATAGGTTACTGTTCTCAACTGTATGAGTCTCATGACTGATGATGGACTAAAATCTACCTCAACACCTCTGACATAGCTTTTATAAGGGGGATTGTCCTTGCTTTCCTTCACAATATTTGCATAGAATTCTCTTATCATGACTGCACTGATGTCAGTGAAAGGATCACACAAAAGTTCCCACCTCCTTTCCTTGGTAATTCTTCTCATGATGGGATACTCTCCCTCCCTCAGCCTAAAACCCTTCTCTAGAATGACATGCTTTGATTCCATGAGCCTATGATACCTTGATTCATAGAATTGAGACTTAAATCTCTTTGTATCATAGGTTGCTAGTTCGGCTACCACTGgttcttttccttttattctCTTAAAGATTGAAGAAGCCATGAATTAAGAAAGAATGGAGAAGAATGGATGAACTTTGGTTGAGGAATTGTTTTGTTATGGAAGGGAATGGAAAAAGACGTTGCTGTTGGGTAAGGAAGGCTACTGAAATGTGTTTAGAATGAGGGTGTGGATGAAATAAATGCCTATAAGTGAAGAATTCTTATATGAGGATGGAAGGGATATGTGAGCTAGGAAGTGTCACCACCTATTTATGGTCAAGATATGAATCATTGAACAAAACCACAAGTGAGGAAAGCTTTTCGGTTAGGCAAATGAAGGGTGAAGATTGAGCAAAATATTGTGGGGAGCTCATAGCATGGACGGCTTGCATGCATAGTTGAAGGTTGACAAGGATTGCTCCCCTATTTGATGCATGTGGTTCGGCCTCCAAGGGTTCCAAGCATGCAGATTTTGTTTCCCAAGAGAGCACGCTTCTCTAAGCACATGTGACCCTCTTTTTGCCTTGTCATGACCGTGCTTGCTCCCTTTCTTTGTCTCCTTCTCAATCTTCTTTGTCCTACAAGATTAAGTCAAAGCAATGGTAAGCATTGGAATAAATTTTGGTATGGTGGTGTGGTGATGAGTAACAAAGAAAGATAATTCTACATGTTCCTTATTTAAATGACCAAACATGCTCCTTAGATTTTGAACAAAGATTTGgtggacaccaaacttgttctttGTTAAGGGATCCATGTAAAACTCAATGAGTATCTGCCACAATTGGTACATTCATTATAAAGaacattttatttcttattatgATACTATAAGctaaaaaaatatgaagtaaTGTATGATCCATCTATTAATAAATTTGATCCTATGAACAAAAATGATTTTTCTGAAATTCTCTGCATAtgtaaacaccaaacttaatgtttgtCTATACACTCCATCAAAATGAGTAAGCGTATATCCCAAGAAAGCTTGAGAAGCTATTTTGGAGTGCCttcaggcacaccaaacttagaagtctaGCATATGCTTCAAGACAATGTATGCGATTATCAAATATACTCATGAGAACTCAAATTCATGCTAGATGGACCATtgattattgaaattaaaaccaAAGCAAGAATATTAAATCATGGGTTACCTCCCAtggagcgctcttttattgtcactagcttaaCATTGGGCCCTCATTAGGGTGGCTGATGATTGTGATGTCTCAGTTTGTCTCCTCCACAGTAAGCTTCCTTCTAGTGCCTTGATGTTCAATCTCTGCATGCTCCAGTGAGAGTATCATGTTGGTAGTGTAGTAATCATCAGATTGGTCATTTGTCCCCAACTGCTGGTAAATTAGCTGCACTTTATCTCCCTttgaaaatccttcagttgggatctttttatttttccacccTTTTGGAcccttttttcttgcttttcttctcctttttagTGATTCTTCTCCTTTGACAGTGGGCTGTGTTTTGGAATCTGCCTTCTTAGTGGCTAACACCTCACTTCCTTCTTGCTTTCTTCATCATTCTTTAGAGTCTCATTCTCCTTTTGCCCTACTTTGCTGCTTGTCTCTTGCTCTGGAAGAGAATTAATGAGTGTCTTGTTGGTTTCTTCCTTCCACTGTAAGTCTTCTTTGTCAACCTCcatgcattttttcttttcatcattatGTTGTGCTTCTGGAAAGACATTCAGAGTAATGCTTTCATCATGTACCCTTCGGGTCAGCTCTCCTTGTTCAACATCTATGATGGCCCTTGCTGTGGTCAAGAACGGTCTTCCCAAGATAATAGAGTCACTCCCTACTTCTCCTAGATCcaggatcacaaagtctgctgggAATGAATGTCGCTACTTGGACTAGGAGATTTTCAATCACTCCTCTGGGAAATACCAATGATTTGTCCACGAGCTCTAGTGACATTTGTGTGGGCTTTACCTCCTCTATGCATAGCCTTCTCATCATAGAATAAGgaattagattgatgcttgctcctaagtcacatAATGCCTTATCAATGGTTAAACTCCCAATGGTACAAGGTAGGAAGAAGTTCCCAGGGTCCTTTGAATCacagcactacattcttcagtgagcatAATGGTCTCCTTCTCATGCCAGCTTCTCTTTTTATTAATGAGCTCTTTCAAGAACTTTGCATATAGAGGCATCTGCTCTAATGCTTCAGCAAGGGGAATATTAATCTCCAACTTCTTGAAGACTTCAAGAAATTTGGGGAATTATTGATCCTTGAGTTCTTTTTGTAGTCTTTGAGGATAAGGTAGAGGAGGTGTGAAAGCCTTCACCACTTGCTTCTGTCCTTGAGATGGTTTCTCCATTACTTGCTTCCCTTTCCTTGAATTTTGTGGCTGGTCATCCttctctttaagcttctcttgagcttgcttgcttgcTGCACCTCTTCTTCATTGCTAGCTTTCTGTTTCTCAGTTGGCCTCTTGTCATTCTCTATAGGCTCCTTGTTGGCTTCTTTGTTATTCACCAAGGTTCTTCCACTCCTCAGTTGGATGGATTTGCATTCTTCTTTAGGATTTGGAATGGTATCACTTGGGAGTGAGCTTGCTGGCCTTTCAATCACTGCTTACTTGGACAGTTGTCCAATCTGTCTCTCTAAGTTTCTCATTGAAGCTTCATGATTCTTGCTTGTTAGTTCCTGCTacttcatcatcttttccatcAGTATCTCCAAGTTGGAGATCCTTTGAGTATCTTGTGGTATCTATGGCTGATTGTGAGATGTTGAGGGTGGATGAtaattattttggttagtgGCTGGATTATTGGAGGGATAATAGTTGGAATTGGGATGATTGTTTCGGGGTTTTCTGTATGCATTGGGGTTAGTATTTTGCTGGTTATTGTTGTATGTGTTTCTTGAGTTGTTGTGGTTTGAatttctttgccatggctgctgGTTTTGATTGTGGTTATCTCCCCATCTGAGATTTGGGTGGTTCCTCTAAGAGAGGTTGTAGGTGTCACCATAAACTTTATTTTGTCTTGCTCCTTGGTTGTGCATATATTCACATGTTCCTGTTGCTGATCTTCACAATTCTCCTCATTTGATCCCCACCCAGTTGGTGGTTGATTGGTGACattcactgatgcaacttgtaAATAGTCAATTCCCttagccatttgctcaaattgttgttggATTTGCTGCTGCATCACCTTGTTTTGAGCTAGGATAGTTTCCACACCTTCTAACTCCAGGACTCCTTTCCTTTGGGCTGGTTGGCATTGCCTTTGATGagcaaaaaaatattgattgtttgccaccatatcaatgaggttttgggCCTCCTCCGCTGTCTTCATTAATTGCCAAGAACCTCCTGCTGAGTGATCTAGTGCTTCTTAAGCTTTCAAGGtcaagccttcatagaaattcTGAAGTATGTCCCATTCATTGAGCATATCTGGTGGACACTTCCTGAGTAAAGCTTTttatctctcccatgcctcaaaCAATGATTCTCCATCCATCTGAGTGAATGTTTGAACCTCTATTTTGAGTTTGATAATCCTTTGGGGAGCATAGAACTTAGCTAAGAACTTGTTCACTAGATCTtcccaattgttgatgctttcttttggaaatGTCTCCAACCATTAAGTGGCTTTGTCTCTAAGGGAAAATGGAAATAACAACAGCTTGTAAATGTCAGGATGCACTCCATTGGTTTTGAAAATGTCACAAATCCTTAGAAAGTGGATAAgtgttgatttggatcttcaagtgggCCTCTGCCATAGGAGCAGTTGTTTtgtaccaaagtgatgagctgtggcttcaattcaaagttgtttgcattgacatttgggggtaaggatgctactcccacaatgcctTGGATCAGCAAATGTGTAAGAAGCCAAAACTCTCCTCTGAGGTTGACCATTGTTGTTGGCTACTCCCACTGGTGGATTTGTTGGATTCTCCTCCATTTCGTGGTACTCTTCTTCAGAAGTTTCTTCACCAATGACCCTCTTTCCTCTGGcttctcttcttattctcctGAGAGTTCTTTCGTCAGTCTCACAGAAGATAGGGGTCTCTCTCCTTGCCTTTGTCATACAAAACAAcaagaaacacacaaaaaacCAGAAAACAAGAGTAATTCACTCTACTGCTAGAGTGAGGTTAAGGTTagtttaaacaaaaatttaaacagttagtgtgcttgttaaaaaaaaagaaaatgaacaaaaacaaagaaaagtgcttaatctagactaccaacttacttaatcattgtcaatctaaatcaatcaccggtaacggcgccaaaaacttgatgagtgGAAATTAgattccaacacaaaactcaccggcaagtgtaccgggtcgcacaagtagtaattactcgcaagagtgaggtcgatcccacagggattgatggattgagcaattttagttaggtgatgaatttagttaaccGAATagttgatgatttgagtgaattatgattaacagaagctaaattgcatgaaagtaaAAGGGAGAGGGAGAATTGACAgcaaattaaatagcagaagaagtaaaagagctgaatcttaaagtgcaagtaatgtaaatgactAAAACTTAGATTACAGAAATGTAAATGgatgaagcttaaagtgcaagaaatgtaaactACTGAATCTAAATTGCTGTAAAACTTAAATTGCTGAAAGATTAAAGGGATTTGGGGAGCTGGGATTCAAAATTAagcaagaaaatgtaaagagcaatCATGCAgagaagtagaaaaagaagtgaAGTGCAAAAGATCTTaaatagaaaaggaaaattGCTTGAAAAAACAAGGCAGAAAGTAAACTTAGTTCAATTGTGAAATCTAAAggagaaattgaagatctcagaggatcaatgagactagaaagtagatctagatctcctttccttccttgatcaaacaGAAAATAAGCTTGccaaagaaatgtaaatgaaagcagtaaaggaaaCTCATATTCAATCCTCAATTCTTGgaattatgcagaagaataACAAAAATGGATTTCAGATCaagaattgaaacagaattccttcaatctcaatctaaaattcaaaaatagaaagtAAGAAGTGCAGAggtaagaaaaaggaaaaagaaaactcaaatctcaatcccaattccccaaattccaaaaatgaaaactaaaaattcaGCTAAAGGAAatcaaaaattctaaaaaaggtcatttaaaaatcaaacgaactcctatttatacactttctatttttgattttCAGAACTTGGAATGGGCTTTTGAAATTGGTGAAGAATTGGATCCAAATTGGtttttaattgaaattgaaCCAAGGCCACCTCCCAGGGAAGCGCTCAGTGAAGTAAGAAAATGGAGCGCTCAATGCCTTGTGTTGTTGGGCTAATGCCAAGCCTTCCCATAGTGCTCAGTTGCTTGTTTCAATGTAGCGCCCTTGTTTGTAAGTGAGGCTCCCACTTCGAGCCTTGGTAAAGCCACTTTGGCTAATTTTCTTTGTGAAGAGTAGCTCTCAGTTAAGAGCTCCAACGCAGCGCCCCTTTTGCTTTCCTTATGTCTCCCCCTTTCGAATCTTAGTGAAGCCATTTTGGCCATTTTCCTCACCAAGCCTTGTAGCGCTCCTTCCTTGCTAGCACAAGGTCCCCATTTCGAATCCTGGCTCCACCAATCAAAGCATCACCAAATTCAGAAGGCttataaatcattcaaaaaccaactaattttagcttaaacctTATGATTTTATGTCAAATAAaggatggttgattgattcaacaaaatcatgcaaatccactccaaatcacttacttataatgcaagaaagtgcataaaacctaatgaaacaagtgaaaaatacttgaaaagctagcataagatgacttgtcatcagttccaattaaacataaattcacaAGGGTTTAGTGGCTCTTTCCTTCTCCCACAGATTTGGATGTCAAAACCcaatgctaatcaaagattaaagcaaacctaaacatccaaaatcacaaaaactcacttAATCACAAACCCTAAGTACCCGAAATTTTCAAGAGAAAAAACTGGGAAGGTTTCATGATTACCTTGAGGATTTCTTGAGTgggctttgtagagctcttcacgaGAAACGTGTAgccacaaacggtgcggcgatcggagctctctagctcaagatatgagctttGGAAGTTGATAATGAATAGTGCtcaatctcttcttctctccttctttcttatttctgatgtgtgtgtgttatgAGTGTTGTGTGGTGATTTGGTTCACTTAATGAACCcttttatatgttgggcttgggcccaacttggacccggtccaacccgttatCATTTTTAGCCTGTTTGGCCCAACTTCGgaccaaacctttaaaattaacgcccgGTTTTCAACTTCTAAtaattttctaagatttttgaCGATTTCCACTTTTCTCATGCGGTACTGGGCATACTTaaaccggttcaaccggttcaatTGTTGATTCGCAGTTTTTTACGGTTTTTCACAGAAagcacattttctgactcaaaaAGACCCattgagtccaaaaatcacctTTAAATCCTCTAATTCTCTCTCTAACGTTTCAGAATCCAATTAGGGCAATATAGCCACTTAATTAACCGGTTGATTAGATGCGGTTCTTACATTCTCCCcaccaaataagaaattttgccctcaaaatttgaattacctgagaatagcTCTGGATAATCCTTTGGCATCTCAGATTCCAACTCCCAAGTGTGCTCTCCTACTCCTGCTTGCTCCCAAGCAACTTTAACTAATGAAACCTCCTTTCCTCGCAGCTTCTTCACACTAGTGTCATCGATCCTCATTGGTGTCATTTGGAAAGTCAAGTTCTCTCTCAACTCGACCGACTCAGGCTCTAACACATGGGACGCATCATGTATGTACTTACGGAGTTGTGACACGTGGAATACGTCATGTAAGTTAGACAGAAATGTTGGCAAAGCAACTTGATACGCCACGGGCCCGAACCTCTTTAAAATCTCAAACGGTCCTATATAACTTGGGTTCAACTTCTTAGTCTTGATTGCTCTTCCAATCCCAGTTGTTGGTGTAACCCGTAGAAACACATGTTCTTCCACTTCAAACACTAACAGTTTCCTTCTCTGATCCGCATAACTCTTCTGTCGACTTTGAGCAGTTATTATCCTTGCACGAATTTTCTTAATGCTCTCAATAGTCTCTGCTACTAAATATGGGCCCAAAACGCTTGCTTCACCTGATTCATACCAACAGAGTGGAGACTGGCACTTCCGTCCATACAATGCTTCATATGAAACCATCCCAATGCTCGCATGAAAGCTGTTGTTGTATGCAAACTTCACCAATGGCATGTAACGGTCCCAACTCCCAGGTTGATCCAACACACATGCTCTCAGCATAACTTCCAACGTCTGAATAGTCCTTTCCGATTGTCCATCTGTTTACGGATGATATGCGGTACTGAGACATAGCTTCGTACCGAAGGCTCTTTGGAAAgctccccaaaaccttgaagtgaatcGGGGATCACGGTCCGATATTATGCTCAACGGCACACCATGCAACCTTACTATCTCCTTGATGTACAATCTTGCCAACTTTTCCATAGAACAGTTTACTCGGATAGGCAAAAAATGAGCAGATTTGGTTAAGCGATCCATGATCACCCAAATCGCATCAAATCCCGACCTAGTCCTCGGTAAACCGGTCACAAAATCCATAGCAATTCCTTCCCACTTCCACTGAGGAATTTCAAGAGGCTGTCCCGATGGTTTTTTATGCTCTATCTTCACTTTTTGACAAGTCAAATATTTGGATACCACTATTGCTACATCACCCTTCATCCCAGGCCACCAGATCTTCAAGTCATAATATATATTCGTACTCCCGGGATGAATAGAAAATCCACTGTTGTGAGCTTCCGACAGCAAGTCTCGCCTCAAACTCCCAACATCCGGTATGCAAATCCTCCCATTATATCTCCATAACCCTTCATCATCCTTAGTGAATTCTTCACGCCTCTTATCACCCACTGGTTGAAACAATTGCTGAAGCTTCTGCTCATCTTGCTGAACCCTTTGTATTTCTGATTTAAACGTGGTTGAGATTTGTAACTGATTTAAACAAGCTCTTCCGGCAACTTCACCAATATCCAGCTTAAGATCTACAAACTTATCCACTAGCTCTTCTTCCTAGATTCTCATCCAAGCAATCGTTAAGGACTTCCGACTCAAAGCGTCTGCTACCACATTCGCCTTCCAAGGGTGATAACTCAATTCGAAATCATAATCTTTCAAGAACTCCATCCACCTCTTTTGACGCATATTTAGCTCTTTCTTATCAAAGATGTATTTGAGACTTTTATGATCATATAAGACGCTAAACTTCACTCCGTACAAGTGGTGCCTCTAAatcttcaaggcaaacacaattGTCGCTAATTCCAAGTCATGAATGGGGTAATTCACCTCATGCGGTCTTAGCTGATGCGATGCGTAAGCCACCACGTTCCGGTGTTGCATCAACACGCAACCTAAACCCTTCAAGGAAGCATCACAATATACTTCAAACGGTTCATGCGGTTCCGGTAAGATTAAAACAGGTGCTGAAGTTAACCTCTGCTTCAAAGTCTGAAAACTCTAATCACACTCCGACGTCCACACAAATGGCACTTCTTTCCTTGTCAATTTTGTCATCGGTAATGCAATCTAGGAAAATCCTTTGGTAAACCTCCTATAATATCCGGCTAAACCCAAGAAGCTTCTCACTTCCATCACCGTCGTTGGTCTCTCCCATTCCATCACTGCTTCTACCTTAGAAGGATCTATAGCTATTCCTCCTTTACTCACCACGTGGCCTAAAAACCTTACTTCTTCTTTCCAGAACTCACACTTTGACAACTTAGCATACAACTTCCGCTCCTTCAAGATTTGCAACACAATCCTCAAGTGTTCCTCATGCTCTTTTTCCGTCTTAGAGTAAACCAAGATGTCATCTATGAAAACCACCACGAATTTGTCCTAAAAGGGACAAAAGACTCTGTTCATGTAGTGCATGAAAACAGCAGGGGCATTCATTAACCCAAAGGACATTATCACAAACTCGTAGTGTCCATAGCGTGTCCTAAACGCAGTCTTAGGGATATCATCCTCCTTCACTCTTATTTGATGGTAACCGAATCTCAAATCAATATTGGAAAACACTCTAGCTCCTTGCAATTGATCCATCAAGTCATCTATCCTTGGCAGCGGGTACTTGTTCTTCACTGTTACTTTATTTAACTGTTGGTAATCCATGCACAAGCGCATCcctccatctttcttctttaccaatAAAACTAGCACTCCCCACGGTGATACACTCGGTCGAATGAACCTCTTATTCAAAAGCTCTTCCAACTGAGTCTTTAGCTCTCCCAACTCTATCGGAGCCATTCTATACGGCGCAATCGATACTGGTCTGGCTCTCGGCACCAATTCAATTGCAAACTCAATTTCCCTTTGAGGTGGGAACATAGGGATATCTTTCGGGAACACTTCTGGAAAATCTCTAACCACTGGAATCTAATCTAAGTTCTGGGCATCACCCAACGCATTAGCAGCCAACAGAATATAAACCTGACACTCCTCCCCACTACAATGCACCATTACAGAGTTCAGGTAATACCCCGTAGCTACCACTGCTCCATTCTCTCCTTCCGACATAAACCGAATAGTCCGTTCAAAGCAATCCAACAAAACCTGATTCTTTGACAACCAATCAAATCCTAAAATCATTTCTTGCCCCACCATGGGTAAATAGATTAAATCGTGCACAAAGTCTCTACCCTCAAGCTTAAAACCTACTTGTCTACAACCTGACCTAGCCATAATTGTTTGATGTAGAGTATGTACATGCAGATCAAAAGGTAACTCTGACACTTTCAAGCCTAACTCATCTACTTTAGCAAACGAAATAAATGAATGCAAAGCTCCAGTATCATATAATGCAACTAAGGATTTATCACCAATTAGACATATACCTCTCATCAACGGATCTGCCTTGGAAGAATCCTTGCCATTCACAGCAAAGACTCGACCTTGGTGCTGATTCTGACCTGCATCCTGATTCCTCCCACGAGGGCAATCCCTCGCAATGTGGCCAGGCAACCCACACTTGAAACAACCACCTAAACCAATTTTGCATGAGTCATAAGGATGGAAATGCCCACAACGTACACAAGTCAAATCCGAAGAATTCTTACTCTGATTTCCTCTTCCCTTAGCATACTGAACTTGATTATGATTATTCTTTCTGAAGCCCCTTTGGCTTTGAGGCACATATCCTCCTCTCTTGAAGCTTTCTCCTTTCAGATGAAAGTACTTGCCACACCCCCGACTAGAGCTCCCTCTATGAGTGTCCTTGGATGCCACCACGGTCTTGGCATATTCTTCCACTACTCTAGCCTTGTTCACTAAGTTAGAGAAGACATAGATCTCCATAGGAGCCACAGCAATAATAATGTTATCCTTCAAACCCCTTTGGTACTTAACGCATCTCCAGCTCTTGTAAGTCTCCGGGTCACCCTGACACACCCGAGAAAACCAACAAAGCTCTTCGAACTTATTGGTGTACTCTACCACAAACATGGaaccttgcttcagctgcatTAGCTCCATCTCCTTTGCTTCCCTTGTAGACTCAGGGAAGTATTTCTTGTAAAAAGCCATTTGGAACACCTCCCATGGAATGTTAGAGTTTTGAAGTTGTAGCAAATGACACTCAGCTTGCCACCAAGGCTGGGCCTCTCCCGCTAGCTGATAAGCGGCAAACTCTACATATTGATTGAGAGGAAAATGCTGCGCCTGTAAAGTACGCTCCATAGCCTCGAACCAGTGGTCTGCTTCAATAGGATTTGTGGATCCTCAGAAAGTTGGCAGATGAACCTTGAGGAACGTCGCCAAGGTCATCAGAACTCCTTCCGTGTTATCGCCGTTACCCTCAGTGTTATCATTAGCGTTCCCTTCGCCATTCCCATTGCCATTTCCGTTCCCGGCTGGTTGGCCCAATCTCTGCACAGCTTGTAGAGTCGCAGTAGCATTAGCTTCCATGGTATTAGCGAGATTTGCCATTGCCGCCATGAATTCGGTGTGATCGTTAGCTGGTTGTTCATTCCTACTTTCTCGTGTACATGTTCGACCTTGTCCGCGAGTGGCCATGTAGGGTTCCTGTgtacaccaaacaatcgatatcaaagtgatcagtctcaatatcaatagtctagtgcttcaattatcccaaacaggcactcacaaacaagAATGCTATGCATATATCAAGCAGATAACCTAATAGCATCAAATAAAAGACACACaaagtatgcaatgaagcacaatcggtccatccctcaggctcacgaggacgaaccgGATGAAGGATATAACTCAAAAATAGGATTTAAAAGCGCAAAACGAACTAACGAAACGTCTAACTTAAAGCACAAGAAACATATAAGATATAACAAAAGATAAGTATATAATATCATAGGAAATTAGTCACgactcgcggagtttaagccgactagcCATATACAGGTGTACAGAACCATACAGcgaaaacagcttatacaagttttgttctctcgAATACATGCCTCTAtgcaaaacaaaatacaaaaggagagatgtataaacaaaataaacaaaagactcCAAAATGATCCAAGATCCTCTGCTCCTGTCACCAACCAaaacaactcaccgaggtgcgttgcgacctgcatctgaaaaacacaacaataatatggtatgagaaccggaggttcttagtatggtaacagttcccagtgatgtaagatataagactccgggacgccaaaggcaatcctaacctccatatccatcaaaagatttcaaacttaAGCATTCTAAAATAGATAAGCATAATATACCAACATTGTCTAAATAAACCAGGTAATCtatcttaggggatttctaTTCTAAACAACActgctgtcccacagccttcaccaacctatcctccatACGATCCCATCGCCATCGCCTTCtaaacctcctcaatcccagtggAAAGCACAGGTAatatacaatgcaagtaaagcacaagtagaagcatataaggTAATTAATCCAGATAGCAAGTAAGcatgttattcaattaggcaaGCCATTACAAGTAAACAAAGCACACAAGCAgatagaaaatgcatatgatgaatgcctgccctactggctgtgatatcacaatgtcggttcaactgccaacccgacacatctccatggagacgtCGCCCTTCGAATTTCTCatatgggaacccccgagatatagtgcctGGATCACTGTCTAGGTACCGGCGCCTGCTAGCCCTCTAGATCCGAAGAGATGCGAGCGGGAAACTCCTGCCTTAGACCTCACATCTTAacgtaagcgggattaaccaccgtccttacgccgctgccgctacctcgacaggcgggattaaccaccgtccttgccGGGCGTATAATGTCTCATATACTCAGTAAAAACATTATttcagtggttttcaa comes from the Arachis duranensis cultivar V14167 chromosome 7, aradu.V14167.gnm2.J7QH, whole genome shotgun sequence genome and includes:
- the LOC110273572 gene encoding uncharacterized protein LOC110273572, which codes for MERTLQAQHFPLNQYVEFAAYQLAGEAQPWWQAECHLLQLQNSNIPWEVFQMAFYKKYFPESTREAKEMELMQLKQGSMFVVEYTNKFEELCWFSRVCQGDPETYKSWRCVKYQRGLKDNIIIAVAPMEIYVFSNLVNKARVVEEYAKTVVASKDTHRGSSSRGCGKYFHLKGESFKRGGYVPQSQRGFRKNNHNQVQYAKGRGNQSKNSSDLTCVRCGHFHPYDSCKIGLGGCFKCGLPGHIARDCPRGRNQDAGQNQHQGRVFAVNGKDSSKADPLMRGICLIGDKSLVALYDTGALHSFISFAKVDELGLKVSELPFDLHVHTLHQTIMARSGCRQVGFKLEGRDFVHDLIYLPMVGQEMILGFDWLSKNQVLLDCFERTIRFMSEGENGAVVATGYYLNSVMVHCSGEECQVYILLAANALGDAQNLD